In Silene latifolia isolate original U9 population chromosome 3, ASM4854445v1, whole genome shotgun sequence, a single window of DNA contains:
- the LOC141646473 gene encoding proline-rich receptor-like protein kinase PERK15, whose protein sequence is MGSSDNNSESPSPSGSSSDSNSDSSSDSNSSSPPPPPPSDQPSPPPPSQNSDNSDNNNNNGNNGGDNNNNNNNDNGNSNNNDNGNNNDNGNGGNNNNKGDNNNNNNDNNNNNNNNNNNSPSPPQSKNKSPNSPSSPPHPGSKGGSRSTFTPPPSLSDDSSSPSSTNNINAPLIAGLVVGIGVLLLLLIIIVIVCSRKRKHKRPETMQYYRDSSQKGSQQQQQQQQQQQYNGQPPPWNMGPSQDMNYSAATGMSSAQWGPPMPPPPPPNMISAEMSMGYSSGPTGPALPPPHPSVALGFNKSSFTYDELSAATCGFAQSNLLGQGGFGYVHKGVLPNGKDIAVKSLKSGSGQGEREFQAEVEIISRVHHRHLVSLVGYCIAGGQRMLVYEFVTNNTLEYHLHGKGRPVMDFPTRMRIALGSAKGLAYLHEDCHPRIIHRDIKTANILIDLSFEAKVADFGLAKLSSDTNTHVSTRVMGTFGYLAPEYASSGKLTEKSDVFSFGVMLLELVTGRRPIDPSNDEEDSLVDWARPLISKAMDDGVLDALVDPRLEGEYNHQEMLRLIACAGSSIRHSAKRRPKMSQIVRALEGDVSLDDLNEGTKPGNSALFSSSGNSSDYDTVSYNNDMKKFRRQVMNSTDYTSSEYGATNEYGHGSSSSGESPGMPKRNWT, encoded by the exons ATGGGTTCGTCTGATAATAATAGTGAATCTCCCTCCCCTTCGGGTTCTTCCTCTGACTCAAATTCTGATTCAAGTTCCGATTCAAATTCATCATCTCCTCCGCCACCTCCCCCGTCAGATCAACCATCACCCCCACCTCCGTCTCAAAATTCAGATAacagtgataataataataataatggaaacAATGGGggtgataacaataacaataacaacaacgacaatggcaacagcaacaacaacgacaatggcaacaacaacgacaatggcAATGGCGGCAACAATAATAATAAGGgagacaataacaataacaacaacgacaacaataacaacaacaacaacaacaacaataattcgCCATCACctccacaatccaaaaacaagtcACCAAATTCTCCATCATCGCCGCCACATCCAGGTTCAAAAGGAGGGTCTCGATCAACATTTACACCTCCTCCATCACTAAGCGATGATTCTTCATCCCCATCATCCACAAACAATATTAATGCCCCTCTCATAGCTGGACTTGTGGTGGGAATTGGAGTATTATTGTTACTTCTAATTATTATAGTAATTGTTTGCTCCAGAAAAAGAAAACACAAGCGACCTGAAACCATGCAATATTATAGGGATTCTTCTCAAAAAG gtagtcaacaacaacaacagcagcagcaacaacaacaatacaacggTCAACCCCCGCCATGGAATATGGGTCCAAGCCAAGACATGAACTACTCTGCTGCAACAGGGATGTCCTCAGCTCAATGGGGTCCACCAatgccaccaccaccgccacctaaCATGATATCAGCAGAAATGAGTATGGGATACTCATCAGGACCCACAGGACCAGCATTGCCACCACCACACCCATCAGTAGCCCTAGGGTTCAACAAAAGTAGTTTCACCTACGATGAGCTATCAGCGGCCACATGCGGGTTTGCACAATCGAATTTGTTGGGTCAAGGCGGGTTTGGGTACGTGCATAAAGGAGTGTTGCCAAATGGTAAAGACATTGCTGTTAAAAGCCTTAAATCAGGAAGTGGACAAGGTGAAAGGGAGTTTCAAGCTGAAGTGGAGATTATTAGTCGAGTTCACCATCGTCATCTTGTGTCCCTTGTTGGGTATTGTATCGCCGGAGGTCAAAGAATGCTCGTTTATGAGTTTGTTACCAATAACACCCTTGAGTACCACCTCCATG GAAAGGGTCGACCAGTAATGGATTTTCCGACAAGGATGAGAATTGCTCTAGGATCGGCTAAAGGATTGGCATACCTACACGAAGATT GTCACCCGCGCATTATTCATAGAGACATTAAAACCGCAAATATCTTAATCGACTTGAGTTTTGAGGCCAAG GTGGCTGATTTCGGATTAGCCAAGTTATCTTCGGATACTAACACTCATGTGTCAACACGCGTGATGGGAACATTTGG GTACCTTGCACCGGAATATGCATCAAGTGGGAAATTAACCGAGAAATCGGATGTTTTCTCCTTTGGTGTGATGCTCTTGGAATTGGTCACTGGACGTCGCCCCATCGATCCTTCTAATGATGAGGAAGATAGTCTAGTTGATTGG GCAAGACCTCTGATTTCAAAGGCAATGGATGACGGAGTATTAGATGCACTTGTGGATCCACGCTTAGAAGGTGAATACAATCACCAAGAAATGCTACGCTTGATTGCTTGTGCTGGTTCATCCATACGACACTCCGCTAAAAGGCGGCCAAAAATGAGTCAG ATTGTACGAGCATTGGAAGGAGACGTGTCATTAGACGATTTGAACGAGGGAACAAAGCCGGGAAATAGTGCCTTATTTAGCTCAAGCGGGAATAGCTCCGACTATGACACAGTGTCATACAACAATGACATGAAAAAGTTTAGGCGACAAGTGATGAATAGCACTGATTACACAAGCAGTGAATATGGAGCGACAAATGAATATGGACATGGCTCCAGTTCAAGCGGAGAATCACCCGGTATGCCTAAGAGAAACTGGACCTAG
- the LOC141649978 gene encoding uncharacterized protein LOC141649978: protein MGPWPMDRSFLVLTTIRKLKQIEILQFRPRNSKIYHSVSDLDQGRVLQWITRLRESHHVQDLTLKTFSDYEHLRYGAPVFYKQLSPPSKLFESQTLQVVKLSQYILTDGSAFEGCVNLITLKLQDVKLFSSTTIAEIISNCPRLTNLILIDCVESSTSRWKALRLCSDKLEYLELRQGNRIINLYIDAVRLSTLVLEIPSSVWDSHINTPLLATFRLINGCGSRFLSFPIGFQTAKRCNFIHKGLENVRYLSVVLDLSYQSNTELLCRIFQVCLHLKVLHIIDYERRQVCRESNSSGLTWRRLHLEEYDEPRLFSDDDKIEGRIAHNLRALEMSNFQADRLEMEFVRYVMSYADLESLVLHYDKSCSIQVVDAANQILLAHPRASGAAAIRLRLELP, encoded by the exons atggGTCCATGGCCTATGGATAGG AGTTTCCTAGTTCTTACCACAATTAGAAAGTTGAAACAAATAGAAATCTTACAGTTTCGACCTCGAAATTctaag ATATACCACAGCGTAAGTGATCTCGATCAAGGACGGGTGCTCCAGTGGATTACTCGTCTCAGAGAGTCGCACCATGTCCAAGACCTCACTCTCAAAACTTTCTCT GATTATGAGCACTTGAGATATGGCGCGCCTGTTTTTTACAAGCAGTTGTCTCCTCCATCAAAATTATTTGAGAGTCAAACCTTGCAAGTTGTAAAACTCAGCCAGTATATTTTAACGGATGGATCGGCATTTGAAGGATGTGTAAATCTCATCACTCTTAAATTACAAGATGTGAAGCTCTTTTCTAGTACGACTATTGCGGAGATCATTTCTAATTGTCCTCGATTAACAAATTTGATTCTTATAGATTGTGTAGAGTCATCAACATCGAGATGGAAGGCCTTGAGATTGTGTTCCGATAAGCTTGAATATTTAGAGCTGCGCCAAGGTAACCGTATTATTAACTTGTATATCGATGCAGTTAGGCTTAGCACTCTTGTACTCGAAATTCCATCCAGTGTGTGGGACAGTCATATCAACACTCCCCTACTTGCTACTTTTCGTCTTATTAACGGTTGTGGATCAAGGTTTTTGAGTTTTCCTATCGGATTTCAG ACTGCCAAGAGATGTAACTTTATACACAAAGGACTGGAAAATGTACGCTACTTATCAGTAGTTTTGGATCTAAGCTACCAAAGTAATACCGAGTTGTTGTGCCGTATTTTCCAAGTTTGCCTTCATCTGAAAGTGTTACATATCATCGACTATGAACGTCGCCAGGTATGTCGCGAATCCAACAGTAGTGGTCTGACTTGGCGCAGACTCCATCTGGAAGAGTATGATGAACCACGCTTGTTTTCGGACGATGACAAGATTGAAGGCAGAATCGCACATAATTTAAGGGCTTTGGAGATGAGCAATTTTCAAGCTGATCGTTTGGAGATGGAGTTTGTAAGATATGTCATGTCCTACGCCGACTTGGAATCGCTGGTGCTACACTACGACAAATCATGTTCAATACAAGTAGTAGATGCAGCTAACCAGATTCTGCTAGCCCATCCAAGAGCTTCTGGTGCTGCTGCCATAAGATTAAGATTGGAACTACCTTGA
- the LOC141648523 gene encoding uncharacterized protein LOC141648523 has product MVGYEPDLNLPDFDDEEFSLMLPASNPVPSSWITPSLRPDIESEDNDNYEAEDLGFDGRLATPLVQVFSVRVSTNFDDGKPCEIHGSIRVLEGSDCQFHLYDRHTEDSETIYQSGNLSLIGPHDGAILPSMRTKLKFELKDKIRGVDVVNGKLKLDLSTEDSYDRLLKGTVKGAHGSASVYYVVFRFACYGYVQVRVTKIDNDENKCNTADMYGSVVARYENARMYCSDEKDVKLLETRLFDHPSCLPLRLLDGTNIRMSRNVVVVPTYSTLAIEVNLWDLNGEIASDRLQFPAYLQSEVPLYIQTQYARVQVQIIWGDAYLYPDTVERRPRELHNQHLLANLVPAPLPRTKQYSGFLKAEVFTVFIGGINEKVSGLCGTILVEDGSLDKVSIYNRDESCSELLRDHSLACIEVNYRAIQNSDFYIILNLTDPDGKLEVSKGCISFHLGYIDLKMYERRVCSVVPGKVGYAAVHYEVFDNAFEALVDVKLFAANGELDIPTSLYGTLLACYSGHNYSTSYEKKYYKSRLIDCPPDKAVESKTGSKIALLKSIVVVPARSTLIIEANLSALGINNVIEPIHGKVEFEINKHDTISKKIRGQDYGIEIDVKFKN; this is encoded by the exons ATGGTAGGATATGAACCAGACCTCAACCTACCCGATTTCGACGATGAGGAATTCAGCCTGATGCTACCAGCAAGCAATCCCGTTCCGTCGAGCTGGATCACACCTTCTCTTCGGCCTGATATTGAGTCTGAAGATAATGATAATTATGAGGCAGAAGATCTTGGTTTTGATGGCCGTTTAGCAACACCGTTAGTTCAGGTGTTTTCTGTTCGCGTTTCCACTAACTTTGATGATGGGAAACCATGTGAAATCCACGGCTCAATTCGAGTACTTGAAGGGTCCGACTGTCAGTTTCATCTGTATGATCGCCACACTGAGGATTCCGAGACCATATATCAAAGCGGAAACTTATCTTTAATTGGCCCTCACGATGGTGCTATCCTTCCCTCTATGAGAACCAAATTAAAATTCGAGCTTAAGGATAAGATTCGCGGTGTGGATGTTGTGAATGGGAAGCTCAAATTGGATCTCTCGACTGAAGATTCGTATGACAGACTTCTGAAGGGTACCGTCAAAGGTGCTCACGGCTCTGCGTCTGTGTACTATGTGGTATTCCGGTTTGCATGTTATGGCTATGTTCAGGTTAGAGTTACCAAAATTGATAATGACGAGAACAAGTGTAATACTGCTGATATGTATGGAAGTGTTGTCGCTAGGTATGAAAATGCTAGAATGTATTGCAGTGATGAAAAGGATGTGAAGCTGTTGGAGACACGTCTTTTTGATCATCCCTCATGTCTACCTTTGCGTCTCCTGGATGGGACAAACATCAGGATGTCTAGAAATGTGGTGGTTGTGCCAACCTATTCTACCCTTGCCATCGAAGTAAACTTGTGGGATTTAAATGGTGAAATCGCTAGTGATCGGTTACAGTTTCCAGCTTACCTACAATCTGAAGTTCCTTTATATATTCAGACACAATATGCTCGTGTTCAGGTGCAAATTATATGGGGAGATGCTTATCTGTATCCAGATACGGTGGAGAGAAGACCAAGG GAATTGCACAATCAACATCTTTTAGCAAATCTTGTGCCAGC ACCCTTGCCCAGAACAAAGCAATATAGTGGATTCCTTAAAGCTGAGGTGTTTACTGTATTTATTGGTGGAATAAACGAAAAGGTTTCGGGTTTATGTGGAACCATCTTGGTTGAGGATGGATCTTTGGATAAAGTCTCAATTTATAACAGAGATGAGAGCTGCTCTGAATTATTGCGGGATCACAGTCTTGCATGTATAGAGGTCAATTATCGCGCTATTCAGAACTCTGATTTCTATATAATTCTAAACTTGACGGATCCAGATGGTAAGCTTGAAGTGAGCAAGGGTTGTATAAGTTTTCATTTAGGTTACATTGATCTGAAAATGTACGAAAGGCGTGTGTGTTCAGTTGTTCCTGGTAAGGTTGGCTATGCAGCAGTGCACTATGAAGTTTTCGATAATGCATTTGAAGCTCTTGTGGATGTGAAATTATTTGCTGCTAATGGTGAACTTGACATTCCTACAAGTTTGTATGGGACATTGCTTGCTTGTTATAGCGGTCATAATTATTCAACAAGCTACGAGAAGAAATATTATAAGAGTAGGCTTATTGACTGCCCACCGGACAAGGCGGTGGAATCAAAGACGGGTTCTAAAATTGCCTTGTTAAAATCTATAGTTGTTGTTCCAGCCAGGTCAACTTTAATTATCGAAGCAAACTTAAGTGCATTGGGGATTAACAATGTTATTGAACCTATACATGGGAAGGTAGAATTCGAAATCAATAAGCATGATACAATATCGAAGAAAATTCGAGGACAAGATTATGGTATTGAAATTGACGTTAAATTCAAGAATTAA